In one window of Odocoileus virginianus isolate 20LAN1187 ecotype Illinois unplaced genomic scaffold, Ovbor_1.2 Unplaced_Scaffold_7, whole genome shotgun sequence DNA:
- the LOC110151237 gene encoding spermatid nuclear transition protein 3-like — MTKATRKPRPSRRVAMRFASRKNGTKKTLCQRRGRCGVKARNMTMRVRRPLQVTFRKKIRSYATQSTKPKKTRKANRFFSRCGRKKSNRSRKRYQKMRKSQGRRKNPKRK, encoded by the exons ATGACTAAGGCAACCAGGAAGCCACGGCCGTCAAGAAGAGTTGCAATGCGGTTTGCTTCAAGGAAGAATGGAACGAAGAAGACCCTTTGTCAAAGGAGGGGCAGATGCGGTGTGAAG GCACGAAATATGACCATGAGGGTCAGAAGACCTCTACAAGTTACCTTCAGAAAGAAAATCCGATCGTATGCCACTCAATCGACGAagccaaagaaaacaagaaaagcaaatcGTTTCTTCTCTCGCTGTGGACGTAAGAAATCGAATCGAAGCCGAAAAAGGTACCAAAAGATGAGGAAGAgtcaaggaagaaggaagaatccAAAGAGAAAATAA